From Aquabacter sp. L1I39, the proteins below share one genomic window:
- a CDS encoding RES family NAD+ phosphorylase produces MSGQILDRTLTCYRIGDPDGAFPIFDATGSTLAPGRWNTPGSPLIYAAEHYSTALLEKLVHGSGRLPPNQHFITITVPRGVSYEVFSEPANPGWDALPSGVAKRFGERWCQERRSAILLVPSMVARLDANILINPAHPEFHLITASLHQPVYWDRRLFGG; encoded by the coding sequence GTGAGCGGGCAGATTCTGGACCGGACGCTGACCTGCTACCGCATCGGCGATCCCGACGGCGCCTTTCCCATCTTCGACGCCACCGGCTCGACGCTTGCCCCCGGCCGCTGGAACACGCCGGGCAGCCCGCTCATCTATGCGGCCGAGCATTATTCCACCGCGCTCTTGGAAAAGCTGGTCCATGGCAGTGGCCGCCTGCCGCCCAACCAGCATTTCATCACCATCACCGTGCCGCGCGGCGTGAGCTACGAAGTGTTCTCGGAGCCGGCGAATCCCGGATGGGATGCCTTGCCCTCGGGTGTTGCGAAACGGTTCGGCGAGCGCTGGTGCCAGGAGCGGCGCAGCGCCATCCTGCTTGTGCCTTCCATGGTGGCGCGGCTCGACGCCAACATCCTCATCAATCCGGCCCATCCCGAATTCCATCTCATCACGGCGAGCCTCCACCAGCCGGTCTATTGGGACCGGCGGCTATTCGGTGGCTGA
- a CDS encoding antitoxin Xre-like helix-turn-helix domain-containing protein produces MTAHLQGAQTAAQTVTQVLGLPAREAQVPSPFDLMAKIEVGLPLRALERMAALLAPGDAQFKYRLVPKATYERRKASHRLNAEEGTRLARLARVWGLALDVWRDEKEARGFLFRAHAMLEDERPIDLVIRSEIGAELVLELLGRLKYGTAA; encoded by the coding sequence GTGACCGCCCATTTGCAGGGCGCCCAGACGGCGGCGCAGACGGTGACGCAGGTGCTGGGCCTGCCCGCCCGCGAAGCGCAGGTGCCCTCGCCCTTCGACCTGATGGCGAAGATCGAAGTGGGCCTCCCCTTGCGGGCGCTGGAGCGCATGGCGGCTTTGCTGGCGCCGGGCGATGCGCAGTTCAAGTATCGCCTGGTGCCCAAGGCCACCTATGAGCGCCGCAAGGCCTCCCACCGCCTCAATGCGGAGGAGGGCACGCGCCTGGCGCGCCTTGCGCGGGTGTGGGGGCTGGCGCTGGATGTGTGGCGGGACGAAAAGGAGGCGCGGGGCTTCCTCTTCCGCGCCCATGCCATGCTGGAGGACGAGCGGCCCATCGACCTCGTCATCCGCAGCGAGATCGGCGCCGAGCTGGTGCTGGAGCTTCTGGGCCGGCTGAAATACGGCACCGCCGCGTGA
- a CDS encoding Ldh family oxidoreductase, with protein sequence MSVSLTLDEARALAVAVLEKAGTSPANARAVADALVEAEADGIASHGLSRLPAYADQVASGKVDGAAVPVLTWTASAALRVDAATGFAFPAIAAGLDAAAERVAETGLASVSVFRSHHAGVLGHHAERMAQRGLACLAFTNSPSAIAPWGGSVGIFGTNPVAFAVPRLDAPPLVIDASLSKVARGKIMVAAQKGEPIPDDWALDVNGKPTTDAKAALAGTMVPMGDAKGAALVLMVEVLAAALTGGQFGFEASSFFTADGPSPAIGHLFLVMDPVRLGGPEALARLEVLLSAILAQEGTRLPGDRRLGLRRTADAQGITVPDALAADLRARASA encoded by the coding sequence ATGAGCGTGTCCCTGACCCTCGACGAGGCCCGCGCCCTCGCCGTCGCCGTCCTGGAAAAGGCCGGCACCAGCCCCGCCAATGCCCGCGCGGTCGCCGACGCCCTGGTGGAGGCGGAGGCAGACGGCATTGCCAGCCACGGCCTCTCGCGCCTGCCCGCTTATGCGGACCAGGTGGCCTCCGGCAAGGTGGATGGCGCCGCCGTGCCCGTCCTGACCTGGACCGCCTCCGCCGCGCTGCGGGTGGATGCGGCGACGGGGTTTGCCTTCCCCGCCATCGCCGCCGGCCTTGATGCGGCGGCCGAGCGGGTGGCGGAGACCGGGCTTGCCTCCGTCTCCGTGTTCCGTTCCCACCATGCGGGCGTGCTCGGCCATCATGCGGAGCGCATGGCGCAGCGGGGGCTGGCGTGCCTGGCCTTCACCAATTCGCCGTCGGCCATTGCGCCCTGGGGCGGGTCGGTGGGGATTTTCGGCACCAATCCGGTGGCCTTCGCCGTGCCACGCCTGGACGCCCCGCCGCTGGTCATCGACGCCTCGCTGAGCAAGGTGGCGCGCGGCAAGATCATGGTGGCCGCCCAGAAGGGCGAGCCGATCCCCGATGACTGGGCGCTGGACGTGAACGGCAAGCCGACCACTGACGCCAAGGCGGCGCTGGCGGGCACCATGGTGCCCATGGGCGATGCCAAGGGCGCGGCTTTGGTGCTGATGGTGGAGGTGCTGGCGGCGGCGCTGACCGGCGGACAGTTCGGCTTCGAGGCCTCCTCCTTCTTCACCGCCGACGGCCCCTCGCCCGCCATCGGCCATCTCTTCCTCGTGATGGACCCGGTGCGCCTTGGCGGGCCCGAGGCCCTGGCGCGGCTGGAGGTGCTGCTTTCTGCCATCCTGGCGCAGGAGGGCACGCGCCTGCCCGGCGACCGCCGCCTCGGCCTGCGCCGCACGGCGGACGCGCAGGGCATCACCGTGCCGGATGCGCTGGCGGCCGATCTGCGGGCGCGCGCGAGCGCCTGA
- a CDS encoding hydroxyacid dehydrogenase: protein MPHIVVTEFMDESALAPLRAAYDLVYDPTLVDRPADLAALVPQARALIVRNRTQVRGALLAAAGKLEVVGRLGVGLDNIDVDACRARNIKVCPATGANDLCVAEYVICGVLMLLRGAYFATAEVADGGWPRNRLMGREASGRTLGLVGFGAIAREVARRAVALGMQVVAYDPFLPADHPAFAEHQARPVSLDALLAESDAVSLHVPLTDATRGLIGTEALARMRADAVLINAARGGVVDETALALALTEKRLGGAMLDVFDREPLPGGGPLVGVPNLILTPHIAGVTEESNVRVSAVIARDVARALEAPRS from the coding sequence ATGCCCCATATCGTCGTCACCGAATTCATGGATGAGAGCGCGCTCGCGCCGCTGCGCGCCGCCTATGACCTCGTCTATGACCCCACCCTCGTGGACCGCCCGGCGGATCTCGCCGCCTTGGTGCCGCAGGCGCGCGCGCTGATCGTGCGCAACCGGACCCAGGTCCGCGGCGCGCTGCTGGCAGCGGCGGGCAAGCTGGAAGTGGTGGGGCGGCTCGGGGTCGGCCTCGACAATATCGATGTGGACGCCTGCCGCGCCCGCAACATCAAGGTGTGCCCGGCCACCGGCGCCAATGACCTTTGCGTCGCCGAATATGTGATCTGCGGCGTGCTGATGTTGCTGCGCGGCGCCTATTTCGCCACCGCCGAGGTGGCCGATGGCGGCTGGCCGCGCAACCGCCTCATGGGGCGCGAGGCGAGCGGGCGCACGCTCGGCCTCGTCGGCTTCGGCGCCATCGCCCGGGAGGTGGCCCGCCGCGCGGTGGCCCTGGGCATGCAGGTGGTGGCCTATGATCCCTTCCTGCCCGCCGACCATCCCGCCTTCGCCGAGCATCAGGCGCGCCCCGTCTCCCTCGACGCGCTGCTGGCTGAAAGCGACGCGGTGAGCCTGCATGTGCCGCTTACCGATGCCACGCGCGGCCTCATCGGCACGGAGGCGCTCGCCCGCATGCGCGCCGACGCGGTGCTCATCAATGCCGCCCGTGGCGGCGTGGTGGACGAGACGGCGCTGGCCTTGGCGCTTACGGAAAAGCGCCTGGGCGGCGCCATGCTGGACGTGTTCGACCGCGAGCCGCTGCCCGGTGGCGGCCCGCTGGTGGGGGTGCCGAACCTCATCCTCACGCCGCACATTGCGGGCGTGACCGAGGAATCCAACGTGCGCGTCAGCGCGGTCATCGCCCGCGATGTCGCCCGCGCGCTGGAGGCGCCCCGCTCATGA